A section of the Halichoerus grypus chromosome 11, mHalGry1.hap1.1, whole genome shotgun sequence genome encodes:
- the TIRAP gene encoding toll/interleukin-1 receptor domain-containing adapter protein, with translation MASSSSFSAPRSRSKKPLGKMADWFRQALSKPRKLPDSAESTSRDVSQPSSRDDPPPLGLSSALSRTPSPTHVGASSSSSSSSGRWSKDYDVCVCHSEEDLEAAQELVSYLEGSTASLRCFLQLRDATPGGAIVSELCQALSSSHCRVLLITPGFLQDPWCRYQMLQALSEAPGAEGRTIPLMSGLTRAAYPAELRFMYFVDGRGPDRGFRQVKEAVMRYLQTIS, from the exons ATGGCATCATCATCCTCCTTCTCAGCTCCTCGCTCCCGGTCCAAGAAGCCTCTGGGCAAGATGGCTG ACTGGTTCAGGCAGGCCCTGTCGAAGCCCAGGAAGCTGCCGGACTCTGCAGAGAGCACCTCCAGGGACGTTTCACAGCCGAGCTCCCGGGACgaccccccacccctgggcctcAGCTCAGCCTTGTCTCGCACCCCCTCGCCCACACATGTGGgtgccagcagcagcagcagcagcagcagcggccgCTGGAGCAAGGACTACGACGTCTGCGTGTGCCACAGTGAGGAGGACCTGGAGGCCGCCCAGGAGCTGGTCTCCTACCTGGAGGGCAGCACCGCCAGCCTGCGCTGCTTCCTGCAGCTTCGGGATGCGACCCCAGGCGGCGCCATCGTGTCTGAGTTGTGCCAGGCCCTGAGTAGCAGTCACTGCCGGGTGCTGCTCATCACCCCAGGCTTCCTGCAGGACCCGTGGTGCAGGTACCAGATGCTGCAGGCCCTGAGCGAGGCCCCTGGGGCGGAGGGCCGCACCATCCCGCTGATGTCGGGCCTCACCAGAGCCGCCTACCCTGCTGAGCTCCGGTTCATGTACTTCGTGGATGGCCGGGGCCCCGATAGAGGCTTTCGCCAAGTCAAGGAAGCAGTCATGCGCT ATCTGCAGACCATCAGCTGA